CGGCCGTGATACCTCCCCCCGCACCGGTGCCGACAATGACCACATCGGCTGTCATCTGTTTGGGTAGCTCGCGTGAATGCGCTTCAAACGCATTCCAGCCGCTTGCAATACCCGCGGCAAAAGTGTCAGGCACCAAAGTACCCATAGGCTTGATTTCTTGTTCGTTCATTGGTTGGCTAGGTGGTCAAACAGGTCAGGCAATTTGAAAGGGTGGGCCGGGGTAACCCATGTCAACCCATTGGCCAGGCTGGCCATACCAGCCAGCCATCATCAGGTCGTGAAGCGCGTGGTAGCCGGGTTGCAGTGCGGGAATAGGGTGGTCTCTGAATGAAATCAGAAACGCCTGGACTTGAGCCGGTGTGGCCTTCTCCCAGTTTGTGCCAAGGTCAGCAATCAACCTGCGGCCTACTGGGTTCTCCAGAATGTTCAGCAGTTGCCCCAACTCGGCCTGTGCGCTTGCTGCCAGTGTTTTTGTGGCTTCGATGAATGCATTCACCGCCACTTCAATGGCTTCCTGCCTGCCAGTGGCAGGCAATGCCGGATCCAGCAAGCCTTCGGCCAACGCATGCAGCATGGGACGGTGCTGTGGCAAAACCACGGAACGCCCTGCCACCACATCCACTTTCGCAAAATGCCTGCCTAGCCACCCAAGGCCGCCAGCCATCAACAAGCCAGTGGCACCCAATTTAATGAATCGACGTCTGTTCATGAATATCGAGCTTATACCTTGCGGGTCAGCAGTTTGGTCATGAATGCAAACATCTTGTTGTCATAGGGGGGTGACAACATTTCCATCACGTGGAAACGGTTCTGTTTGAATATGGGCTTGAGTTTCGTCATGGTGTCGAAACCAAACTTGCCGTGGTAATGGCCCATGCCAGAATCGCCCACCCCGCCAAATGGCAAGTGTTCCTGCGCGATGTGGAACAGGGTCTCGTTCAAGCAAACTCCACCTGCGATCGTTTGTTTCATGACCAGGTCTTGTGTCTTCGATTCGTCATCGAACAAATACAGGGACAAGGGACGCGGCCTTTCATTGATGTAATCCAGTGCATCGTCCAGTCGCTTGTAGGTCACAACTGGCAGTACCGGGCCGAAAATTTCTTCCTTCATCAGCATGGAGTCGGGTTTTGCGTTGAACACCAGCGTCATGGGCACCTTGCGGCCAGCGCCTTCAGCTGTTTTCATCAGTGTCACAATGCGAGCGCCTTGTTCCGCTGCTTCATCCAGCAAGCGCTGCAAGCGTGCAGCATGGCGATCCGACACAATTCCAGTGAAGTCTTTGGACAAAATGCCATCCGGGAAGCGTCTGGCAATAATTGCCTTGGCGTGTGAAATCAGTTCTTCTTCACAGCCTTCCGGAACCATCAGGTAGTCGGGTGCGATACAGGTCTGGCCGGCGTTGATCGACTTGCCTGACAGCGTACGGGCAATCGCGTTTTCGAATCGGCCCCGGTTCGCCACCGTGGGTGCCGTGATGATTACGGGGCTTTTTCCGCCCAGTTCAAGCGTAACGGGCACCAGGTTTTCACTGGCCGCTTTCATGACCATCTTGCCAACCGGCGTGGAACCCGTGAATAGCAGGTGATCAAAGGGAAGGCGTGAGAATTCAGCAGCCACTTCAGGACCGCCATTAATGACCTGTACCAGGTCACGGCCCAGGGTTTTGCTGAGCAGTTCATCCATCAAGGCGCTGAAGCGGGGGGTGTATTCACTCATCTTGATGAACACACGGTTGCCCGCTGTTAGCGCTGCAATCATGGGGCCGATGGTCAAAAACAGGGGGTAGTTCCAGGGAACGATCACGCCAACCACACCCAAAGGCTGCGGCATCAGACGGGTGCTGGCTGGTTTGAACCAGATACTCGCGCCATGATTGCGCGGCTTCATCCAGCTTTTGCCATACTTCACCGCGTGGCGAATTCCTTCCAGAGAGGGAAACACCTCGGCCAGCAACGTATCATTTTGTGACCGGTAACCAAAGTCGGCAGAAATAGCTTCCGCAAAACGCAGTTTGTTGTCGTAGATCATGTCGCTCAGCGCCAAAAGCCATGCTTTTCGCTGTTCCCACTCCGGAAATGGATTGATTCGACAGGCCTGTTTCAGTGATTCCAAAGTTGCTTTGAGTTCTGCTGCTGTTAATTCTTGTCCGTGTGCTTTGGATGGGGCATTCATGGTTGTCTCACTCTTCGGATTAACATTAACGAATGTAAACATAAATTTTGACTATTTTCCATGTCTGATTTGTGCTGCCTTGCAGCAATTGACCTGGAGCTCCGCCAATCTACTTTTTATCTTGCCGCCATGATCGACATTCATTCCTCTCCTTTGGAGCTTCAAAAAGCCATCACTGCCTTGCGCCGTGGTGAAGGCAGATCAGCAGAGTTTTTACTCTTGAAAAAAGATGTAAAAATATTTCAAAACAATCGGTTGGAAAATACTTATCAGGATTTACTTGAAAGCAAGGGTATGCACAAGGCTTGTCGCTTTTTTCTGGACCAACTGTATTGCACCCACGATGTCAGCCTGCGCGATCACCAAGTGGAACGGGTGCTGCCCAAGCTCGAAAAACTGTTGCCCGGTGGTGCTGTAGATACCGTGCGCAAAGTGATTTACATGGATTACCTTGCAGAATTGATGGATGATGAAATAAGCAGCTTAATCAATGCTGAAGAATGGTTTTCTGATAAATCACTTCAGGAAAAGATGTACATTGACGCATTCAAACGCCAGGCGCAGTTTGCCGTTCGGGAAAAGCAGGTATTTCTGGTTCAAGAGGTGGGTGAATCTTTGCGAAAGCTTGTCAAATTGCCGTTTCTGGGCGCATTGATGCGGATGACCCGTGGTGCAGCGCAAAAGGCAGGTTTAGAAGATTTCCACAATTTTCTGAGTATTGGCCTTGAAGCCTTTTCGGCGCTGGACAAGCC
The nucleotide sequence above comes from Limnobacter thiooxidans. Encoded proteins:
- a CDS encoding coniferyl aldehyde dehydrogenase, producing the protein MNAPSKAHGQELTAAELKATLESLKQACRINPFPEWEQRKAWLLALSDMIYDNKLRFAEAISADFGYRSQNDTLLAEVFPSLEGIRHAVKYGKSWMKPRNHGASIWFKPASTRLMPQPLGVVGVIVPWNYPLFLTIGPMIAALTAGNRVFIKMSEYTPRFSALMDELLSKTLGRDLVQVINGGPEVAAEFSRLPFDHLLFTGSTPVGKMVMKAASENLVPVTLELGGKSPVIITAPTVANRGRFENAIARTLSGKSINAGQTCIAPDYLMVPEGCEEELISHAKAIIARRFPDGILSKDFTGIVSDRHAARLQRLLDEAAEQGARIVTLMKTAEGAGRKVPMTLVFNAKPDSMLMKEEIFGPVLPVVTYKRLDDALDYINERPRPLSLYLFDDESKTQDLVMKQTIAGGVCLNETLFHIAQEHLPFGGVGDSGMGHYHGKFGFDTMTKLKPIFKQNRFHVMEMLSPPYDNKMFAFMTKLLTRKV
- a CDS encoding FFLEELY motif protein, which encodes MSDLCCLAAIDLELRQSTFYLAAMIDIHSSPLELQKAITALRRGEGRSAEFLLLKKDVKIFQNNRLENTYQDLLESKGMHKACRFFLDQLYCTHDVSLRDHQVERVLPKLEKLLPGGAVDTVRKVIYMDYLAELMDDEISSLINAEEWFSDKSLQEKMYIDAFKRQAQFAVREKQVFLVQEVGESLRKLVKLPFLGALMRMTRGAAQKAGLEDFHNFLSIGLEAFSALDKPTLFFQIIQEREMSILSGIRQGTLSKFP